The genomic segment TTGAGCAACTGGGGATGGGAAAGGGGTGAAACACCCCCCCAGTGGCAGTGAGTTTTACAGTTGAAGGATACGAGTGTGTGACATGGTGCGTGTGGAGACGATATTGCGTAAAGACCGTGCCACGGCTCGTTCACATTCGTAAGCCAAATTAGGGCAGAGCAGGCCAGACCGCACCAGGCACACGACGACTGGGGTGCAAGGTCTGGACGTTCGTTTCGTACCGTTTTATGAGCCAACAGTTTTATGATTTAGGGATAGGGtttgagggagagagagagagagagagagagagagagagagagagagatgacaGGGGGATTATGATGTATACCTTGCCGAGCAGGAGCTCAAAATGATTGCACATTACGCAATTGCATCCGTTACTGTCTGTTAGGGTGCCCTCGCGAATCAGATCAGATAACAGATACGCGGTGTACCAGtatgaaatgaaccattttggGTGAGCATGaacgcagttttttttttttttaatggaaaagtTAAATCATATCTGATTCAAAGCACTGTCCATTGTTGGAGACACCTTTCATCTAACTTTCAGGTAGTTTGTGGCGAGGTAGCcaaaaaaattgttgatctCGTGACCAAAACCAGTCCGAGAcctacatggtctgtcgcaaagtaagcaggactttttgcataggaaatTTTCTGGTAGTgctatcttaatgtgggtatttttgtttgaaaggtgcatcttttaggcactttcaatcaaaattgcaagccatttggtccactggaagcaaagttattgaattaaagtgacagtatgttttgggtggtcggtaaaaaaaatgataaaacaaaaaaaaatcaccaatatcacgtttagcttttaaactcaaTAAACCGTTTACCTAATTGATGCAATAAGtttgttggtgatgattgtctatccAGTGGTAAAGTTTATGAGTAGTAGTGCGCGTTTCCAAACCGGTCGTGCAGACCTCGACGACAACCTTCACGCCGGGCTTAGCCAAATTCGTGATTACGCCAGGAAGCATCGAACGAGCGTGGGATTTtcttaaatgaaaaatatatcaaTTCGAAATCAAGTCGAATTCTGCAAGAATATCGTGAAGCAGGGAGTTGACGCTTGTTGCGCCCATAATGCGGTGTCACCATGAACACTTagcactgtttttttttttttttttttaccaaaaactgtATTTTATCAAACAATCCTGCCCCGTACTCACTTGATCTGGTACCCTAGGGCTTTTGAGTattcggtaaacttcattGGTGGCTGAAAGGAAAACCGCTATGCTGACATTTTCAGGCCCGTTCAGCAAGCTTCTAGCGaccacccacaaacacaaactgtCACTCTAGGCGCCATAACTTAATTTCCAGTCaaccaaatgtcatgaaatttggactgaaactGTTCCTCAAAAATGCACCTTTCAAATGCAAAATAACATACATTAAGGTAACACTACCAGAAACTTCCCTATGcgaaaagtcctgtttactttgcgacagaccatgtaaaTGTTCACTTCTTTGTAGGACTTGCAGGGCTGCTTGGCTAACGCGTGAGCaatggatgaaaataaataatattcgGAAAGATCCAAGTCTAGTAAAtacagcgggggggggggggggtatagCAActcctgtttcttctttccaaaGCGGTCTGAGCTTGCACCTTGATGTTGTTCGTTGCTCAGCACTAAcccatgatttttttttttcattattcaatGTGATTCTGATTTTTTTCCCAAGCATTCGGATGCGAATCCGGAGTTtcagttttcttcaaatggaagcaaaagattAATGCTGCCAGCATTTCGTcaatttttggaacaaaaagTGGTCATTTTTAACACGATGCCAAATAGGATCTGTCTTGTTAAATGATTTTCTGGGTATGAGGTATGATTAACAGATGTCCAAacgacaaataaaaaaaattagttATGATTCGCTTACACCAAACATTCACGCTTGACACATGAATGCGTAGAAGCTCATTTCATATTGGTACACCCGGTATGTGAGCCTCAACgaacaacaaatgaaaactcCTAGAAAGTTGATTAAAATCGTTTGCAAAATTATCAAAGAAAAACTataaaaagaggaaacaatgaaaaaaaaaacagagagcgagagagagagagagagagagagacaaagagagacagaaagcaTCATACATAATGTTACCGGCCTGGCGCCCTTTTAATCGCTGGCGCCGGACAGTTATGCAAAGCAAATCGCTGCGGTCAGGCTCTGCGTTCCCCTCGCGGGTTATTAACGCCCTTCAGCCATCAAGCTACCCCTGTATGGGtattaccccccccccccccccggggagggttaGTCTACTCCCGCGCCACTGCGCTTCGTCCTCGATCGTCCTCGGCTCGATCGACTGCATCCCTGCTGATGGCGCCGCGCgcgacacacaggcacacatacagtcgCACGTGCACTGGCTAATGAGCTGCCAAAGTGCTCAGCTGCTGAGGCTGCGCAggacgcgcgcccgcgcgacCTTTCCCGCGTGGCGTATGCAATGGCATGTAAGGTAGCCGAGCAtaaccccccccaccctccaccTGCCTGACCAACGGGGTGGGGGGCAACGCGTCGTATCATTCAAATTTACAACGAAATCAGATTACGATTGCGACACACACACATCGGGGTGGGAAAGGGGTGCCTTTCAAAATGGCGTCACCGCGCGTCCACACCCTACCGTTTCTTACCCCACCGGTGGCCCGCGTCTCGTCTTGTCCATATTTCAAATGTCAGCCATCGAGAGGGggtcagtctctctctctctctctctctctctctctctctctctctctctctctctttccctctttctttctttcagcTCGCAAATGGATCACTGCGCCACACCAAGGAGACATGCCTGGCAtgtcagtgtgtgtgtgtgtgtatgtgtgtgagaaAGCGAACAAGATTAacggggagaggaggaggaaggggggggggggtggcatgTGGGGACCAGAAGTTTGCCGTTGGTCGAAAGGGTCTTTGGACTTTGAGTGCCTGGCCCGGGGCCCTGGCGCGCTGGCGCGCTGGCAGAGCAAGGAAAACTGtaaagcacccccccccctcccctggcacccgtttgtgtatgtgtgtggtggcACCGCCGGGTGCCAAtgctttcccttccttttgcaCCACGCAAATGTGACGCAACACCCCGCGAACGATCCCCGATCGAGCTCCACAGCTTGGTTGTTGAGgagggttaaaaaaaaagggggagtgGGAAGGGTGCCTGGGGGGTAGCTAAACCAAAGAGGAAGGGTTAgagactgctgctgtttcgaCGGGACCCTTTGGGAACGAccccgttcgctctctctctctttctctctctctcgctctcggctACCGGTTTTGCCCGGGGGTGGACCAACCCTTAGGAGCAGCACTACCGACGCCCACTACGGACACGCCacctccggggggggggagcgcatAATGCGCCCTGTGCGCCCTCGTATGTAAATTGTAGATCGTTAATCGctaaccccctccccctcatcCCCATCCGCCCCCGCAATAtcgccccccctcccttgAAGGGTTGGCCTCCGAAGGGGTAGCATCCCCATCCGCATCGCGGATCGTGCATTCAATGGAAATTTCGGTGGCGATCGCCCGTACACCCGCACCCCAGCATCCCCCGCAGCTGCACATCCCCCTGggcacccccaccccccccccccccccccatccccccacACAGACAGTAAAAACGTCACTCGGACACACCGGCATTGCTATGCTGCTCGGGATGGCTGGATGTATTTGCTGGATACAGGAGCTagagcagggggggggggggggggtgtggtgtggtgtctaGAAGAGGGAGGACGCGATACCGCCGGCGACACCGCCGGCCCCGAGCGCCGTCCTTGCGCCCCCACCCAGCgagtggtgcggtgcgttcgCCTTCTTCGCCGCCGACGACGCCTTCTTGGCCGACGACAGCGATTGGGCGTTCTTGCCCGGATGGGCCTCACCTTCTTTGccgcagcacaccagcaccaccagtagcaccagtagcaccaaGGCCATCAGCTTCCGGAGTCCTGGCCGTGGAATttatcagagagagagagagagagagagagagagagagagagagagagagagagaataattGCAAAAAGGGTGCTTGTGGTGATTACGAATCCTGCTTCTTTACCTGCGTAAACTTTCATTTTGGATTGcttgcttcctctctctctctctctctcttttccgccTCACAGGAAAGGGGGGATGAATGGGGTTGAGTGCACCTTCTATCCTTCAGACCTCTCACGCTGCTCTCTGTTGGTGCTCTGATGGACTGGGATGCGCCCTATATAGCgggacccccccccctagATCACGCACGCAGTGCTCCACCGGGCATGTACACAGCTGGCATTGTGTCTTAtgggggttggtttttgggggggatgtTGGGGTAAGGGGTGTGCAAATACACGGCGGTGATTgacggcaccagcaccacagctGGCGCGCGACTGTCAATTAATCTAACGCGACACCGCGGAGCCGCAAACGGCAAACAGCCGTGGCAGGGTAGGAAGAGGTTGCTGGACAACAAAGTATAacgctcgccagcagcagcagcagctgaacaacaacaacaccgcacGTGAGCGTTGCTGCttcggtttctgtttttttttcctgttttttttttttgttgttttttgagAAACTGAACTCGGTGACTGCAACGACCCCATCAGCGATGCTGAGCGCTGCGAAGTCCATCAATCGCTCCATTTTGCGCTTGCGACGCTCGCTCTCGCCTCCTTGGCCTTGGGGACACGGTGGCGTcgaccgggccgggccacACAACCTACTCACCTCACAGCTCACAGACACTtcggacgacaacgacgacgacgactgcggcCAAAAGTCCGACCGGTGAAGGTCGCCTTTTTGCCAGCAGCTCGCCCGCGCGTGGGTGGCTCCGTTCGCcagcaacacacaaacacacaacgcatccacacacatacatacatgtATTGATGTTGATTTATGTACAGCAGTGAgtgaaaccaacaaaatgtcGGGACAAAAATTTTGCAAATCAGTTTCGAGTGCTTTTCGTTCTGTTAGCCTTTTGGTCAACGAATGGTTTATCATCGGGGAGAATCAAGTTCGGAATATCGGTTCTAATGGAGtcttatttttagtttttctttttcataagGTATGCAGCCATGCCGAATTGGAAAAGAATTTGAAAGGCCTTTAAGGGAGGGGCTTTGGTAATTTCTGGTCAAAACCAGAACTCAACTttagcgattttttgtgacgcaaccattcagcTTTAGTTTTTCAAGTGAATTGCATATTAAACTACCATTTTTGAACAATacttagttctattttggagaagatttgataaaaacttcatccatgacatcaaatttccgaaggtgcgtctgcgataATGcacttttcccggtgcccatcgtagcagcatgatgggtcatcagataaataaaaaaccaatactcgtttgaaagattataggtttgtctaggtagccccggagagtttttgtagaatttcctatttttcgatttttggcagatttttgaagttgaaaaagtgatgctttttgcgattttgccagaaaaaaacgaactttacagatttgtttagaaaaaagtataaacaattttcatgaaatctcgacgggactacctgacAAAGAGTGTAGAGGTTATGtgtaccgactttgaaaacgcgttggttttcgggaaacgctcttcaaagtagcgagctctgCATGGAGCCATATATGAGACGCGGATTtgcaaaaatctgtatctttgtcagtttttcctcgattgatccaaaacttttacacaatactcttgaaaggatcagcattcctGGAAAAAATGTTAGAAACATGtgttaaaacaaatttaaataccgaagccccctccTTAAACAAAAGGCCTCATATATGAAGTGTTGGACTAGCGATTCGAGCTGTAATTCATTTCTGTACATCCGTATAAGTCCGGCACATGCACAtgatgcagtttttttttgcggccaaCTTTcagggcgggcgggcgggcgggcgggcgacaccatttctttttttctgaaaaaatccaacaaaaaaaactgctatCCGCTTGTAAAGCAAAATGATGAGCTGGAACACTGCAGACCCCCGAAAATATCTGCCAGCTGTCGGACGAGCGGTTTAGAAATGGAAACAGTTTGAAGTTTGGTTGCagtttttattattattacagaGTTATTGAACATTAAAATAGGTATGCACCTGATGGCGTACCCTGTATatacatttttaaaagaattaCATAAGGGAAATTAATATTTGTAAACATGTCCATAACATATCTCACACTCATATACCCAAAACCTGTCACTAGCCCGCCACTATTAGCTTGCCCAAAATCTGGCAACCGGCGGGGAAGTCGAGACGAAAGTCGATTaacgcgaccgaccgacgcgCCCCCGCACTAGGAAAGGTCATTAGGACATTTGActtggggagggggagggggggggggaggggggggttgATAAGATCACGGAGAGGAATTTGTGACCGTACCTCTACATACATCTCCAccgacacaaacaacaaccacaacaacaacaacgccaaatCCGCTCGAGTGCAAGCTCCCAATGTTacccaaaacgaaacaaaaaacaaaaaaccaccacaacccCCCGCCCAACCCAACTTACGCTCCCCTTGGAATGTggtgtcttttgtttttgttttttgttttttgtgttttgttttttcttaaTCCAGTGTGTGTGGATATTGGTGACAACGAACGAGCATCAGCGCTTGGCATTGATTTGAGCGAAGGGAAggaatcgaaaacgaaagacttcaacgacgGGCACAGCGACGAAACCTACGCTGCCGCGGGAATGTTGCGAgcccggtttgctgctgctgctgctgcgtgcgtgcgtccacCCACGCCATCCGTCGGGCGGAGCTGACGATGGAAGAGGACAGAAAAACGTAGCACGCAGGGTGATGAGGGTGGATACTGATAACGTCAGTACCCTTTCCGCCCGGGGAGGGCGTTACGACGATGTTGATGGCCCCAACAACGACGAAGGTCACGAGGATCGCAGAAGGATCATCATGGCATCATGAACAGGGCTAGAGGccatccccggggggggggggggggtgctttcCCGGGGGccaattattttaatgaaagCCACGCCGACCACCGCCCCCACCCACCTTACCATCCTGGAGGAAGCGGCTAACGGTTCGgttgtcgctgtcgctttTCGGTGGCTTTCGTGGGGaagattgctgctgctcactacATGACcatcatttgaataaaatgtaAGCGGCAGACCAGTAGCCAGTACCCCATCCTATGGGGCCTGCGCCGTTCGGCCGAGTGGGTctgatcgattgattgtggCCTTTGCCCTTCAGCGCACTCCGCACTGTGGCTCCCGTGGACGCCAGATTCTTTGCTAAGATTCTAATCTGCTGCGATTCTTCTCCGCGTGCGCCGAGTAAGCTCCCCTGGGGACCGCACGAGCAGGCCTAGGTCCgagctctcgttctctttttctctctctctctctctcttcccctttctctccctttggGGTTACATCGATGGCGGATGGATGAGCCATGCTGATCGACCGAAGAACAATAGCTCGTTACGTTATACGTGGTGGTTTGCCCGCGGTTTGGTGGTCTGAGCATGCCCtgggcatcatcattattgcaTCATAATTAAGCAGCATCCGAAcagtaaaagagagagagagagagagagagaggagagagagagagagagagagagatagcgactCCAAATTGGTGACCATATCCGGTCGCTAAGGTCACCACCGACTGTGGGGTGGGACCGAGCACCATTCCACGAattactctttctcttttcccctctctttccgctctctctctctctctctctctctctgtctctctctctctctcttcttgaaTCGGCAAAAACGAAGCCATTTGGATGTCGGCGTAAGTGTTGAGAGGGTGGGTGTGGAACGGGGGTTGCTTCAATACAAAGTTCAATCAGTCACGCCCCGACCAGCCACCCCATCATCCCCCCAtccccagcacacacacagggtgtaccataaacaaaaaaaatgagaaaatcctttatcgaagtttaaagccaatttttgtaggttttctactgttttaaAACATCTAGAATGACTCaatgtttcattgtttatcaaaaacgaACAGAATTAGTGGAGTTGTCGGCCTGCTTTCGCAAtgaatttctccaagcggctACGAATGCGTGAACATATTAAATAGCCCATCCGGTTTAATTTAGAAACTAGAGGGCATAAATTTTTCGACACAAAAATTCATATTCTTCTTTAACCATATTTGAGACCatttagacgtatggcaggggccttcatcttgctgaaactcaacattttctggagtgtctaagtttgctttaatcgatGGTAAAATGTGTTCCTTGGAAgaagtgatataaacatcaatattcattttttttaaacatatatgaggacggacgagccgcacgtttatcaatattcattttaatatgggattttatgaaaactggagGCATTTTTTGAAACCATTAGAGACAATTTTGCTCCCaacatcattattccagcGGGGATCTTGAGAGTggacttgaattttatgttctctgaAACATTCTTAGTCTTTAGAAGGGGGCGATATGAACTTATTCGTGCGGGAATTCGTTGCTGGATCAATCGTGATAAAGTGTTTCATCAGAAAACACGACGACCAGTTTCTTCGTTTTTAAAACTGCCAACATATGCATCGAACGCATCATATCgcaagatgttttatccttccaactattaaattacgcctCACCTCAGCTCTAgaggttgcttttaggtcatatttcgCCAACCGATTCAtggaggatcttgagatattcctCTCTATTGCAAGCTTGCGcatggattgcactggatttcacTTAACTTTTG from the Anopheles aquasalis chromosome X, idAnoAquaMG_Q_19, whole genome shotgun sequence genome contains:
- the LOC126572498 gene encoding uncharacterized protein LOC126572498 — translated: MKVYAGLRKLMALVLLVLLVVLVCCGKEGEAHPGKNAQSLSSAKKASSAAKKANAPHHSLGGGARTALGAGGVAGGIASSLF